The proteins below are encoded in one region of Alistipes indistinctus YIT 12060:
- a CDS encoding helix-turn-helix domain-containing protein, whose protein sequence is MFIIGGEIEIVHAEGTDIGKQDEMVLLGYNREYRVMALTQVKLFVINFTTHYHVCDDIQAENVWKSIRSVKYQFNTLEMKPAMRRFAESVMYYLEQGACCNHLYDAKAIEISVIYRLFYPAEELARFFYPVLYKDLAFDTLVRRNYEHAKTVQELANLCGYSLPNFKKLFTKHFDVPPYRWMLQQKSAKIKNRLLDKTVPIKAIAAEFGFTDQSHLNAYCKQYFNATPLQIRNRYTDKSDQ, encoded by the coding sequence TTGTTCATCATCGGCGGAGAGATCGAAATCGTCCATGCGGAAGGTACTGACATAGGTAAGCAGGATGAAATGGTTTTACTCGGCTATAACCGGGAGTATCGTGTCATGGCGCTGACCCAGGTCAAACTGTTCGTGATCAATTTCACGACCCATTATCATGTATGCGACGATATACAAGCCGAGAACGTATGGAAGAGCATCCGGTCTGTAAAGTATCAGTTCAATACGTTGGAAATGAAACCGGCCATGCGTCGTTTTGCGGAATCGGTCATGTATTACCTGGAACAGGGGGCGTGCTGTAACCACCTGTATGATGCGAAAGCCATTGAAATTTCAGTTATATACAGGTTGTTTTATCCCGCAGAAGAATTGGCACGGTTCTTCTATCCGGTTTTATATAAGGACCTCGCTTTTGATACCCTGGTCCGGAGAAACTATGAGCATGCCAAGACGGTACAGGAACTGGCCAACCTTTGCGGTTATAGTCTCCCCAATTTCAAAAAACTGTTCACCAAACACTTCGATGTACCGCCTTACCGGTGGATGCTGCAGCAAAAGAGTGCTAAAATCAAGAACCGCCTTTTAGATAAAACGGTGCCGATCAAGGCTATTGCAGCCGAATTCGGTTTTACCGATCAATCGCACCTGAATGCCTATTGCAAGCAGTATTTCAATGCCACTCCGCTCCAGATCCGGAATCGTTACACCGACAAATCGGATCAATAA
- a CDS encoding ABC transporter permease produces MVNRKGLKALGYDSPEEIIGKTLRIEHEAVGYIPQGVVCGVTNDFNYTSMREESIPMIIMQRPLFLHNIMVRLNPDQPRALETFNNVWKEIFPDYPARYAFIGDVYGQIFRNELNAGKLVRIFSLLCLLIANLGLIIYMAFIIKLRTKEIGIRKVNGARSGEIILRLNRSFIWLIVSAFAVATPAAYIILQRWLRNFAYKTSLDWWIFAGAGITVLLLSGIAVSWQSWHAATANPANAILQE; encoded by the coding sequence ATGGTCAACCGGAAGGGACTTAAAGCGCTGGGATACGACTCTCCCGAGGAGATCATAGGCAAGACCCTGCGGATCGAACACGAAGCGGTCGGCTACATCCCGCAGGGAGTCGTCTGCGGCGTGACCAACGACTTCAACTACACCAGCATGCGCGAGGAATCGATCCCTATGATCATCATGCAACGTCCGCTGTTCCTGCACAACATCATGGTCCGGCTCAACCCCGACCAACCCAGGGCCCTGGAGACCTTCAACAACGTCTGGAAAGAGATTTTCCCCGATTACCCGGCCCGCTATGCGTTCATCGGCGACGTGTACGGCCAGATATTCCGCAACGAGCTGAACGCAGGGAAACTGGTCCGCATTTTCTCTTTGCTGTGCCTGCTGATCGCCAACCTCGGCCTGATTATCTACATGGCCTTCATCATCAAGCTCCGGACCAAGGAGATCGGCATCCGCAAAGTGAACGGCGCCCGATCGGGCGAAATCATCCTGAGGCTGAACCGCAGCTTTATATGGCTGATCGTATCGGCGTTCGCGGTCGCCACTCCGGCCGCCTATATCATCCTGCAACGATGGCTCCGGAATTTCGCTTACAAAACGAGCCTCGACTGGTGGATTTTCGCCGGTGCCGGGATAACCGTCCTGCTCCTGTCCGGGATCGCCGTCTCGTGGCAAAGCTGGCACGCGGCAACCGCCAATCCGGCGAACGCGATCCTGCAAGAATAA
- a CDS encoding LacI family DNA-binding transcriptional regulator, whose amino-acid sequence MSPENNLKSIARRTGVSISTVSRVLNGKHEQYRISAKTVKRVMDEAKRIDYKPSILAQSLRTNKTYTIGLLIPSIDNPYFATIASEIVFEAKRYGYTVILLDTLEDEGNESECINTLLTRSIDGIILVPCGERPESLEKIDEQTPIVLIDRYFEDTSLSYICTDNYRGALDGVKLLIENGHKEILCIRGVPHSMPSKERVKGYIDALRESGFDTRSRIAGNDYSITNGYLETKLAIGSPARPTAIFALSNTIMLGAIRAIGESSLRIPDDVSILSFDNNLFLDFLHPAVTRISQPTKEISQLAVKILMERLSDKQSVPQQIKLPAQIIEGKSVKRL is encoded by the coding sequence ATGAGTCCAGAGAATAACCTGAAAAGTATTGCCAGACGCACTGGAGTTTCGATTTCGACTGTTTCGAGGGTGTTGAACGGCAAGCACGAACAATATCGCATCAGCGCGAAAACCGTCAAGCGGGTAATGGACGAAGCCAAACGCATCGATTACAAGCCGAGTATTCTTGCGCAAAGTTTGCGCACCAATAAAACCTACACGATCGGGCTGCTGATCCCCAGTATCGACAACCCTTATTTCGCTACGATCGCCAGTGAAATCGTCTTTGAAGCCAAGCGGTACGGCTACACCGTGATATTGCTCGATACGCTTGAGGATGAAGGTAACGAAAGCGAGTGTATCAATACGCTGCTGACCCGCAGCATCGACGGCATTATACTCGTTCCGTGCGGCGAGAGGCCGGAGAGCCTCGAAAAGATCGACGAACAAACCCCCATCGTCCTGATCGACCGCTATTTTGAGGATACTTCGCTTTCTTATATCTGCACGGATAATTACCGGGGAGCCCTGGATGGGGTCAAACTGCTGATCGAAAACGGCCACAAAGAGATTCTTTGCATCCGCGGCGTTCCCCATTCGATGCCCTCGAAAGAGCGGGTCAAAGGATATATCGATGCTTTGAGGGAGTCGGGTTTCGACACCCGGAGCCGTATCGCCGGCAACGACTACTCCATTACCAACGGATATCTGGAGACCAAGCTGGCTATCGGGAGCCCCGCCCGGCCCACCGCGATCTTCGCGCTGAGCAATACCATTATGCTCGGGGCGATCCGGGCGATCGGGGAATCTTCGCTGCGAATCCCGGACGATGTTTCGATCCTGTCGTTCGACAACAACCTATTTCTGGATTTCCTGCATCCGGCCGTCACCCGTATCTCGCAGCCGACCAAAGAGATCAGCCAGCTCGCGGTGAAGATCCTGATGGAACGGTTGAGCGATAAGCAATCGGTACCCCAGCAGATCAAACTCCCGGCGCAGATTATAGAGGGGAAGTCCGTAAAACGACTTTGA
- the rbsK gene encoding ribokinase — protein MKSENKHIVVVGSINTDMTVKSGKLPRPGETVLGGVFFKNQGGKGANQAVAAARLGASVRMIAKVGKDAFGEESVASLAREGVDTAGILTDAEHPSGIAMILVDDRGENMISVASGANLALTPEELGAVEEIIRSAGIVLMQLEIPMPVIEYVARMAKQHGATVILNPAPAPKQQLPPELLAHVDILIPNQTEAELISGTAVNDYESAAAAAGKIGQMGVRTVIITMGAHGVFVYDSESGNSEIIVAKRVKATDTTAAGDCFCGALSVALNEGRPLNEALDFANRAAAISVTRRGAQPSLPYLHEMSTR, from the coding sequence ATGAAAAGCGAAAACAAACATATAGTCGTGGTCGGAAGCATTAACACCGACATGACCGTGAAATCCGGCAAACTGCCGCGTCCGGGCGAAACGGTGCTCGGCGGCGTATTTTTCAAAAATCAGGGGGGCAAGGGCGCAAACCAGGCGGTAGCCGCCGCACGGCTGGGCGCCTCCGTGAGGATGATCGCCAAAGTGGGGAAAGACGCTTTCGGAGAGGAATCCGTCGCTTCGCTGGCCCGCGAGGGAGTCGATACCGCCGGTATCCTGACCGATGCGGAGCACCCCTCGGGCATCGCGATGATTTTGGTAGACGACCGCGGGGAAAATATGATTTCGGTGGCTTCGGGAGCCAACCTCGCGCTGACGCCCGAAGAACTCGGCGCGGTCGAAGAGATCATCCGTTCGGCGGGCATCGTCCTCATGCAACTCGAAATTCCGATGCCGGTGATCGAATACGTCGCCCGGATGGCGAAACAGCACGGCGCGACGGTAATCCTCAACCCTGCCCCGGCTCCGAAACAGCAACTCCCGCCCGAACTGCTGGCCCATGTGGACATCCTCATTCCGAACCAGACGGAAGCCGAACTGATCTCGGGCACCGCCGTGAACGATTACGAAAGTGCGGCGGCGGCGGCCGGGAAAATCGGGCAAATGGGGGTCCGGACCGTAATCATCACCATGGGTGCCCACGGCGTGTTCGTTTACGACAGCGAGAGCGGAAATTCGGAAATAATCGTTGCGAAACGGGTCAAGGCGACCGACACCACAGCGGCCGGGGACTGCTTTTGCGGAGCGCTGTCCGTAGCGCTCAACGAGGGCCGGCCGTTGAATGAGGCACTGGACTTCGCCAACCGTGCAGCGGCGATTTCCGTCACGCGCCGGGGAGCGCAACCGTCACTGCCTTACCTGCACGAAATGTCAACGCGATAA
- a CDS encoding ADP-ribosylglycohydrolase family protein — protein sequence MKRLLVFVPLLAVFLSSCNHSGNSSRLPESVTMSKEVLLDKIKGGWAGQTIGCSYGGPTEFDFKGGMITNYTPIPWPDGYIKWWYETSPSLYDDVYMDLTFVEVFDRLGLDAPVDSIAMAFATAEYRLWHANQAARYNILNGIMPPESGHWLNNPHADDLDFQIEADFAGLMNPGMPNSASEISDKVGHIMCYGDGWYGGVYVGAMYALAFVSDDMEFVVTEALKTIPKESKFYQCINDVIGWHKQYPDDWQQTWFEATRKWNEDVGCPSGVFGSFNIDAVINSAYIVIGLLYGEKDFFKTMDIATRCGQDSDCNPASAAGVLGTMIGYSNIPEYWMKNLREVEDMDFAFTHTSLNKVYNTGFRHALEMIQRNGGTVSGDEVTIKCQNPVPVRLEQSFEGHYPVEAREMNIPMTKLDTIEFEGTGAVFRGKLQCEDQNYVAEVDFYLDGQFVEQAKLPVAFHDRRQEICYKYQLPKGKHKATLKWKNPRPDATFDFTYLLVYSDAPRVDDHARLQAESMNKQPVK from the coding sequence ATGAAACGTTTACTTGTTTTTGTACCGCTGCTGGCGGTTTTCCTGTCGTCCTGTAACCATTCCGGCAATTCCTCGCGGCTGCCCGAGAGTGTAACTATGTCGAAAGAGGTGCTTCTCGATAAAATCAAGGGAGGCTGGGCCGGCCAAACCATCGGATGTTCCTACGGAGGGCCCACCGAATTCGACTTCAAGGGCGGCATGATTACGAATTACACCCCGATCCCGTGGCCGGACGGTTATATCAAATGGTGGTACGAAACTTCCCCGAGTCTGTACGACGATGTGTATATGGACCTGACGTTCGTGGAGGTATTCGACCGTCTCGGCCTCGATGCCCCGGTGGATTCCATCGCGATGGCTTTCGCAACGGCCGAATACCGCCTGTGGCACGCAAACCAGGCGGCCCGCTATAACATCCTGAACGGGATTATGCCCCCCGAGTCGGGACACTGGCTCAACAACCCCCATGCAGACGACCTCGACTTCCAGATCGAAGCCGATTTCGCAGGACTGATGAATCCAGGAATGCCCAACAGCGCATCCGAAATTTCGGATAAGGTAGGACATATCATGTGCTACGGCGACGGTTGGTACGGCGGGGTTTATGTCGGGGCGATGTATGCGCTGGCTTTTGTCTCGGACGATATGGAGTTCGTGGTGACCGAGGCGCTGAAAACGATTCCCAAGGAGAGCAAATTCTACCAATGCATCAACGACGTGATCGGCTGGCACAAGCAATACCCCGACGACTGGCAGCAGACCTGGTTCGAAGCCACCCGGAAGTGGAACGAGGACGTGGGCTGTCCCAGCGGCGTATTCGGCTCTTTCAACATCGACGCCGTCATCAACAGCGCCTATATCGTAATCGGACTGCTGTACGGGGAAAAAGACTTCTTCAAAACGATGGATATCGCCACCCGCTGCGGCCAGGACTCGGACTGCAACCCGGCATCTGCGGCGGGCGTCCTGGGCACGATGATCGGATACAGCAACATCCCCGAATACTGGATGAAAAACCTGCGCGAGGTGGAAGATATGGATTTCGCCTTCACGCATACCTCCCTGAATAAAGTCTACAACACCGGCTTCCGCCACGCGCTGGAGATGATTCAGCGGAACGGGGGCACGGTTTCAGGCGACGAAGTGACCATCAAATGCCAGAATCCCGTCCCGGTACGCCTCGAACAATCTTTCGAAGGACATTATCCGGTAGAGGCCCGGGAGATGAATATACCGATGACGAAGTTGGACACGATCGAATTCGAAGGCACCGGTGCCGTGTTCCGCGGGAAATTGCAGTGCGAGGACCAGAATTACGTAGCCGAAGTGGATTTCTATCTCGACGGGCAGTTCGTCGAGCAGGCCAAGCTGCCGGTTGCATTCCATGACCGCCGCCAGGAGATCTGCTACAAGTACCAACTCCCGAAAGGCAAACATAAGGCGACGCTCAAATGGAAAAATCCCAGGCCGGATGCGACTTTCGATTTCACCTACCTTTTGGTCTATTCGGATGCCCCGCGCGTAGATGACCACGCCCGCCTGCAGGCGGAGAGCATGAACAAGCAACCCGTAAAATAG
- a CDS encoding alpha/beta hydrolase, protein MKNSIRTAVIICFAFLGALPLRGQELSLEIPLWATPPTENNGLTGPETKVGSKGFTANVSYPVLKVYRADAARNTGTAVLIAPGGGYGALAMRQEGDPFAAWLAGQGITGVVLKYRMPNGHHRIPLEDAKQGMRLIREHAREWQIDTARIGVMGFSAGGHLAATLLTRYEATSRPAFGILFYPVISFDDRWAHRGSVQNLLGADSTETMKTYYSNELQVTPQTPPTLLLLSNNDGTVKPRNSIMFYEALRENRVLTALYIFPSGGHGWGFRDTFAYHEIMKTLILQWIAELWPEQASAPK, encoded by the coding sequence ATGAAAAACAGCATCAGAACGGCAGTCATCATCTGTTTCGCGTTTCTGGGAGCCCTGCCCCTGCGGGGGCAGGAGCTTTCCCTGGAAATCCCGCTGTGGGCGACCCCGCCCACGGAGAACAACGGGCTGACGGGCCCCGAAACGAAGGTAGGATCGAAAGGGTTCACGGCAAATGTTAGTTATCCGGTACTGAAGGTCTACCGGGCAGATGCGGCCCGGAACACCGGGACAGCCGTATTGATCGCACCCGGCGGCGGATACGGTGCGCTCGCGATGCGGCAGGAGGGCGACCCGTTCGCCGCGTGGCTGGCCGGACAGGGCATCACCGGCGTGGTGCTGAAATACCGCATGCCCAACGGACACCACCGCATCCCGCTCGAAGATGCCAAACAGGGCATGAGGCTGATCCGGGAACACGCCCGGGAGTGGCAAATCGATACCGCCCGAATCGGCGTGATGGGTTTTTCGGCCGGCGGACACCTCGCCGCAACGCTGCTGACCCGCTATGAAGCGACCTCTCGCCCGGCTTTCGGCATCCTGTTCTATCCGGTCATATCGTTCGACGACCGGTGGGCCCACCGGGGATCAGTCCAAAACCTGCTGGGAGCCGACTCGACCGAAACAATGAAAACCTACTATTCAAACGAATTGCAAGTCACGCCGCAAACCCCGCCGACCCTGCTCCTGCTGTCGAATAACGACGGAACCGTAAAACCCCGGAACTCCATCATGTTTTATGAAGCCCTGCGGGAAAACCGGGTGCTTACCGCCCTGTATATCTTTCCTTCCGGCGGTCACGGTTGGGGCTTTCGGGATACTTTCGCCTACCACGAAATCATGAAGACACTGATACTGCAATGGATCGCCGAATTATGGCCCGAACAGGCCAGTGCGCCAAAATAA
- a CDS encoding ADP-ribosylglycohydrolase family protein, whose protein sequence is MKRLLFLVPLLTIYLSSCHRSGGNAQLPANVTLSKEVLLDKIKGGWAGQAIGCTYGGPTEFKYTGSLIPEYVQIDWNDTIMKLWYEKAPWLYDDVYMDATFVKVFDSLGLDAPVDAFADAFAHAGYSLWHANQAARYNLLNGIKAPESGHWKNNFHANDIDFQIEADFAGLMAPGMVNSAVGVCDKIGHIMNYGDGYYGGVYVAAMYALAFVSDDVEFVVNEALKTIPAESEFHKCISDVLRFHKQYPDDWKQTWFEIEKKWEEHHFCSAFDAYNIEAKINSAYIVIGLLYGQGDFTRTMDISMRCGQDSDCNPASAAGILGTMFGYSKIPQQYLSALQPVERLDLSHTDASLADLYEMSYRQAQGMIERNGGSVTGDSVTIAVQQPVAAPLEVSFPGFYPTKIIGWRKIQEQKIENLAFTGKGILINGHVSGPGDYVAEVELIIDGQVAERAKLPVGYLERRNELAYTFDIPNGEHTATLKWLNPQKDAKMTIGSIIIYGDAPQKK, encoded by the coding sequence ATGAAACGTTTACTTTTCCTCGTACCGTTACTGACGATTTATTTATCGTCCTGCCACCGTTCCGGTGGCAACGCTCAACTACCCGCAAATGTAACCCTGTCGAAAGAGGTGCTGCTCGACAAGATCAAGGGCGGCTGGGCCGGTCAGGCTATCGGTTGTACTTACGGAGGGCCGACCGAATTCAAGTACACGGGAAGCCTGATCCCGGAGTATGTACAAATCGACTGGAACGATACCATAATGAAATTGTGGTACGAAAAAGCCCCCTGGCTATATGACGACGTATACATGGATGCCACCTTCGTGAAGGTTTTCGACAGCCTGGGACTGGATGCCCCGGTGGACGCCTTCGCAGATGCCTTCGCGCATGCAGGATATTCGCTGTGGCATGCCAACCAGGCAGCCCGCTACAACCTGCTCAACGGCATCAAGGCGCCTGAATCGGGCCACTGGAAGAATAATTTCCATGCAAACGACATCGACTTTCAGATCGAAGCCGACTTCGCCGGGCTGATGGCCCCGGGCATGGTCAATTCGGCAGTCGGCGTGTGCGATAAGATCGGACACATCATGAACTACGGGGACGGCTATTACGGAGGCGTCTACGTCGCCGCCATGTATGCGCTGGCCTTCGTTTCGGACGATGTAGAATTCGTCGTGAACGAAGCCTTGAAAACCATCCCGGCAGAAAGCGAATTCCACAAGTGCATCTCCGATGTGCTCCGTTTCCACAAACAGTATCCCGACGATTGGAAACAGACCTGGTTCGAAATCGAGAAAAAATGGGAGGAACATCACTTCTGTTCCGCATTCGATGCCTATAACATCGAGGCGAAAATCAACTCCGCTTACATCGTGATCGGGCTGCTCTACGGACAGGGCGATTTCACCCGGACAATGGATATCTCGATGCGTTGCGGACAGGATTCGGACTGCAATCCGGCCAGCGCCGCAGGTATCCTGGGTACGATGTTCGGATACAGCAAAATCCCGCAGCAATATCTCTCGGCACTGCAGCCGGTGGAGCGACTCGACCTAAGCCATACCGACGCCTCGCTCGCAGACCTCTACGAGATGAGTTACCGCCAGGCCCAGGGAATGATCGAGCGGAATGGCGGCAGTGTAACGGGGGACAGTGTGACGATCGCGGTTCAGCAGCCGGTCGCCGCACCGCTGGAGGTCAGTTTCCCCGGTTTCTATCCGACCAAAATAATCGGTTGGAGAAAGATTCAGGAACAGAAAATCGAGAATCTCGCCTTTACCGGCAAGGGTATCCTCATCAACGGACATGTGAGCGGCCCGGGCGATTATGTCGCCGAAGTAGAATTGATCATCGACGGCCAGGTGGCCGAACGGGCGAAACTTCCGGTCGGATACCTGGAGCGCCGCAACGAACTAGCCTACACGTTCGACATTCCGAACGGGGAGCACACGGCGACCCTCAAATGGCTCAATCCGCAGAAGGATGCCAAGATGACCATCGGCAGCATCATTATCTACGGGGACGCCCCGCAAAAAAAATAA
- a CDS encoding GRP family sugar transporter — MYIVQSYPLAILFCFITMLCWGSWGNTQKLAGKTWRYELFYWDYVIGILLFSLVWALTVGSCGTEGRKFLPDLAQASWGNIGSAFVGGVVFNAANILLSAAIAVAGMAVAFPVGIGLALVLGVLINYIGSAKGDPVLLFGGVALVIVAIVLNGIAYKMISRGNRSAASSRGIVLALLAGLLMSFFYRFVAASMDLDNFVTPAAGKMTPYSAMVVFAVGIFLSTFIFNSIAMKRPVSGTPVSISAYFKGGFPIHLVGVLGGVIWGLGNALNLIAAGKAGAAISYGLGQGATLVAALWGVFVWKEFRGGGRRVDWLLGWMFALFVAGIGLIIAAGN; from the coding sequence ATGTACATCGTTCAGAGTTATCCGCTGGCCATCCTCTTCTGTTTTATCACGATGCTCTGTTGGGGATCGTGGGGCAATACACAAAAACTTGCAGGCAAGACATGGCGCTACGAGCTATTCTATTGGGATTATGTAATCGGCATCCTGCTCTTCTCACTGGTGTGGGCATTGACTGTCGGCAGTTGCGGTACAGAAGGGCGGAAGTTTCTGCCCGATCTGGCGCAGGCCAGCTGGGGCAATATCGGCAGTGCTTTTGTGGGAGGCGTCGTCTTCAATGCGGCGAATATCCTGCTTTCGGCCGCGATTGCCGTCGCAGGTATGGCCGTGGCCTTCCCGGTGGGAATCGGCCTTGCGCTCGTGCTGGGCGTACTGATCAACTACATCGGGTCGGCCAAAGGCGATCCGGTACTGCTGTTCGGAGGCGTAGCCCTGGTGATCGTGGCCATCGTACTCAACGGCATCGCTTACAAAATGATTTCCCGGGGCAACCGTTCGGCGGCATCGTCGCGGGGAATCGTCCTCGCATTGCTGGCCGGATTGCTGATGTCGTTCTTCTACCGCTTTGTAGCCGCCTCGATGGACCTGGACAATTTTGTAACTCCGGCCGCCGGTAAAATGACGCCTTATTCGGCAATGGTTGTTTTTGCAGTCGGAATCTTCCTCAGCACGTTCATTTTCAACAGTATCGCCATGAAACGTCCTGTAAGCGGAACTCCGGTTTCGATATCGGCTTACTTCAAAGGCGGATTCCCGATCCATCTGGTCGGGGTGCTGGGCGGAGTGATCTGGGGATTGGGCAACGCACTCAACCTGATTGCAGCCGGCAAAGCGGGTGCCGCCATCTCCTACGGTCTGGGGCAGGGTGCTACGTTGGTGGCGGCGCTATGGGGCGTTTTTGTCTGGAAGGAGTTCCGTGGCGGCGGCCGCAGAGTGGACTGGCTCCTGGGATGGATGTTCGCGCTCTTTGTCGCAGGCATCGGGTTGATTATCGCTGCAGGCAATTAA
- a CDS encoding metallophosphoesterase family protein: MTKDSKSKTENRTIPVNDNMDRRTFLKRSALAGMAGLAASVAPVNILANTNMPEKQEQFPDLKFNSNGKFKILQLTDTHYVSGDPRSERALKNVAEMLDTERPDLVIHTGDVIFGKPAEASLREILSLIADRKIPFAVTLGNHDEEFGKNRREVFDIIRSIPCNINTPVKEIYGVSNDIITLSSTTDDTVKWVFYLFDSNRHSKLPGIKGYDYIHFDQIAWYRNHSQAFTKRNGGTPVPSLAFFHIPLPEYNYATRLDTRRVMKGNFGEEPYSPHVNSGLFVSLKEMGDVQAILCGHDHDNDYAMQWNGMFLMFGRFGGCDTVYNDLKPSGARVIELTEGEPGFRSWIRIYGEGITQDLNYPEDFKTVL, translated from the coding sequence ATGACTAAAGATTCAAAATCCAAAACCGAAAATAGGACCATCCCTGTAAACGACAACATGGACCGCCGGACATTCCTCAAACGTTCGGCTTTGGCCGGAATGGCAGGCTTAGCGGCTTCTGTCGCGCCTGTGAATATTCTCGCAAATACAAACATGCCCGAAAAACAGGAGCAATTCCCCGATCTTAAATTCAATTCGAACGGAAAATTCAAAATACTGCAATTGACCGATACGCACTATGTATCGGGCGATCCGAGATCCGAACGGGCACTGAAAAACGTGGCGGAAATGCTCGATACCGAGCGGCCCGATTTAGTCATCCATACAGGAGACGTCATATTCGGCAAACCGGCGGAAGCCTCCCTGCGTGAAATACTGAGTCTGATTGCCGACCGGAAAATCCCGTTCGCCGTCACGCTGGGGAATCACGATGAGGAGTTCGGCAAGAACCGCCGGGAGGTGTTCGATATTATCAGAAGCATTCCCTGCAATATCAATACGCCGGTCAAAGAGATATACGGCGTATCGAACGACATCATCACCCTCTCGTCCACTACCGACGATACCGTAAAATGGGTGTTCTACCTGTTCGATTCCAACCGCCACTCCAAACTGCCCGGAATCAAAGGATACGACTACATCCATTTCGATCAGATCGCCTGGTACCGGAACCACAGCCAGGCTTTCACAAAACGCAACGGAGGCACACCTGTTCCTTCATTGGCATTTTTCCATATCCCGCTGCCCGAATACAACTATGCCACCCGGCTGGACACGCGCCGCGTGATGAAAGGCAACTTCGGAGAAGAACCCTATTCCCCGCATGTAAATTCGGGTCTGTTCGTATCCCTGAAAGAGATGGGGGACGTACAGGCTATCCTGTGCGGACATGACCACGACAACGATTATGCGATGCAGTGGAACGGCATGTTCCTGATGTTCGGCCGTTTCGGCGGTTGCGACACGGTATACAACGACCTGAAACCCAGCGGAGCCCGGGTCATCGAACTGACCGAAGGCGAACCAGGTTTCCGCTCGTGGATCCGGATTTACGGCGAAGGAATCACACAGGATTTAAACTATCCGGAAGATTTCAAAACCGTATTGTAA
- a CDS encoding carboxymuconolactone decarboxylase family protein, protein MKRGLIMFLLAVFTWPAVAQEVQKEDTMDRIELCRKNYTALFGGEALTGTGTDPELMDILQKYIFGEVFAVGDLDLKTRELITCTVLSVMQTLPQLKAHAAAALTVGVTPVELREAVYQCAPFVGFPKTLNAVSVVNEVFRERGISLPLEAQGTVTEADRYRRGATIQHRLYGDEAGQKTTYVPGGVGGDVARLLTGFCFGDFYTRQGLDLKTRELLVFCMLTTLEADGLLRSHVSGNLELGNTPEILAAAVIQCMPYIGLPPAAKALDALKSADQLPKPVQASPSRDNKVRLSRITVDPERLAEYNVYLEEEIEASMRLEPGVLALYAVADKERPNEITILEIYADEAAYQTHIATPHFRKYKQGTLDMVQSLSLVDTRSLIPGLKIK, encoded by the coding sequence ATGAAAAGAGGATTGATTATGTTTTTGCTGGCTGTCTTTACTTGGCCGGCTGTCGCGCAGGAAGTTCAAAAAGAGGATACTATGGACAGAATCGAGCTTTGCAGGAAAAACTATACCGCCCTGTTCGGGGGTGAGGCGCTTACGGGAACGGGGACGGATCCGGAGTTGATGGATATTCTCCAGAAATACATTTTCGGGGAAGTTTTCGCTGTGGGCGATCTCGACCTGAAGACCCGCGAACTGATTACTTGTACGGTGCTGTCGGTGATGCAGACCCTGCCCCAGCTCAAAGCCCATGCAGCAGCAGCTCTCACGGTGGGTGTCACGCCCGTCGAACTGCGTGAGGCAGTCTATCAGTGCGCACCGTTTGTCGGTTTTCCGAAGACACTGAATGCCGTCAGCGTTGTCAATGAAGTATTCCGGGAGCGGGGTATCTCTCTGCCGTTGGAAGCACAGGGGACGGTTACCGAGGCGGATCGTTACCGGCGGGGGGCGACCATCCAACATCGGCTTTATGGCGATGAGGCCGGGCAAAAGACAACATACGTGCCGGGCGGCGTGGGTGGAGATGTGGCGCGTTTGCTGACCGGGTTCTGCTTCGGGGATTTTTATACCCGGCAGGGCCTCGATTTGAAAACGCGTGAATTACTGGTGTTCTGTATGCTTACCACGTTGGAGGCCGATGGTCTGCTTCGTTCGCATGTTTCCGGCAACCTGGAACTCGGGAATACTCCCGAGATACTGGCTGCTGCAGTTATACAGTGCATGCCTTATATAGGGCTGCCACCCGCGGCAAAGGCGCTGGATGCGCTAAAATCGGCCGATCAACTGCCCAAACCGGTGCAGGCGTCTCCAAGCCGGGACAACAAAGTCCGGTTGTCGCGGATCACTGTCGATCCGGAACGGCTGGCCGAATACAACGTTTACCTCGAAGAGGAGATCGAGGCCTCGATGCGGTTGGAACCGGGTGTATTGGCTCTTTATGCCGTAGCTGACAAAGAACGGCCGAATGAGATTACCATTCTCGAAATTTATGCCGATGAAGCCGCTTATCAAACGCATATTGCCACACCTCATTTTCGAAAATACAAACAGGGTACGCTCGATATGGTGCAGTCGCTCTCGCTGGTCGATACACGGTCGTTGATTCCCGGCCTGAAAATCAAATGA